The DNA region ttgcttgatattatacaacattttattccccagaaaactgtaaaaaatatgcatcgttttctgcctgttctaagaaTTTTCGGAATTATGGACCGACTAAATGAGATTtgcaaaatcccctctgtaaaaacgtttgactctaatatgttaaaaaaattaaacaagaattttgaaactgacttcatccagtctttagatttttgttctagaaatgtatgcaaattagcgcatatttcattaaataatgtctcatttgcatattaaatcctaacatttgagaaaacttgtaatacaaaaaatgtttgcaattatcaaactgggtaagtaaggtgataactattagttaattttctaccctattcacctgcagtgtctcgtcttaattttagtagatttttttttataaacaagaCTGAATATAATGTTGTTTTGCTTCTAAAGACAAAAGTAACTTGATTTAGACGTGTTTCGATTGTATtagaaaacaaggcaaaaactCATCATTCTAACAATGGAAAAACTGATAAATGGACTACAGACGATCCTCTACATCAGTGACTCGTACAGTTAAAGGTTAACTTGCACAGTATTTACAGATTAAATATGAAAAGTGGCCCACAGCTGAGGCGTAATATAGAAATGAATATAAATACGATGCATTGTTTATGAAGTGTCTATTCTACTAAACGAGTGATTTGAGGAGGTGTTCGTTCACGTCTACCCTTACAAGTGAGCACTACATATCTTCATCTGGTCACGGCTGTGTTTCAGTCTTTGTCTGGTGAGTCTCTCAAACCCTGATCTGGTATCCGTTCACATCGGCCGCGGGTCCCGCCGACCCGGGACGCTTCTCCACTGACAGCCTGTGAAAACAGTGCCACCTATGGGTCAGATGCTGTGCTGTAATTGTATAAGTGCAGTAAATGATCTGTAAGTACCGTCTGTCGCTTTGGCTGTTCTTGCGCATCGGGCTGCCTGGGTTCCTCAGAGGAGATCCCATGTCCTTCTTCCTGTCTTTAGATGGTGATGGAGGAGCAGCTTTACCAATCTGAAACACACAGACAATATGCATATAtactaaaccagtcttaagtagaacaggtatatttgtagcaatagccaaaaacacattgtatggctcaaaatgattgatttttctttcatgccaaaataattaggatattaagggcagacactgcaagtaaaacagttttttcatgcacctgtcaagattgagattttgggctttttggtgtttcataaagtgttttttcagaacatccaaaagacactgttaagtctttcttttatagcactttatctatttgtgtcaatagatttcaattacaatacagatttttaaaggccatgagtttttttctcctacactgagatataaatctccacttcagtagcacttacacacaccacactttacatttgtgttcctgtctatatcctgaaggtttttacagagggatttgttcagatagaatttgcttgattttataccgAATCCCTAATATTTTATTTCCCCCAGTTTTTTCtcaattatggagtgacaaaaatgaGATCCAAAATTCCATCTGTGAAAACTTTTGGcttttgaaaattaaaacaagaaattTTGAAACTgtcttcatccagtgtttagatttttgtgctagaaatgtcTGCacgtatttaattaaataatacctcatttgcatatttaaacctaacattgtacaaaacttgtaatacaaaaaatgtttgcaattatcaatgtaatcaatcaattgGGTAAGTAAGgggataactattagttaattttttttaccctactcacctgcagtgtctcacctctAAGTGAAGATCTTACATTCAtaaaaacttcatttagacaactttaaaggcaattttctcactattaattaattaattaatttttttgcaccctcagattccagattttcaatagttgtttctcggacaaatattgtcctatcataacaaaccatacatcaatggaaaaagcTTATTTAGTTGTTTTCAGGTGATGCATAAATCTCGATTCCAAAAAATtgaatcttatgactggttttgtggtctatggacatgtatatatttatgtgtTTTTGTTGAGTACTCCATCtatcaggcttttatggctcagATAGTCTGATACAGTGAGAATATTAATAAAAAGCACAATTTAGTTGTATTCAGAGACACAAACTGATCTAAAatacgccaaaataaaagtcaacattcataaatgttagtattgtaattttactgttgatctgttaaataagataaaaagacaaaaataattccaacagctctattaatacatttattctaacattctcctttgctcagcaaggctgcatttatttgtagattaaaaacacatgcctgattcaagaaggggctcttaaaaatggccaaagaatattagtTTACTAACTCATTCATTTTAAGTTCagttgtggtttgttggtaggctataatgtctactagaatgttacaaatgttcagtgttaaataaatatttttaaattgattttttgtaattgattttttactttgaaaagcaagacaaaactgtaaaaagcacattttggctatttaatttacgcaatggtgaaaaaaaaaggaaaaacacgaaaaaccgtcctctgtaatcggccttcggccaagtgtttaattttgttcggctttggccaagaattttcatccATAAACATAAGTTCATTACAAACACATCTCAAAACCTCCATTGATGCCGGAAATTTTGAGATTGGATCGGAATTTACATGATCTCCATTCGCAAATGTGGACAAGCATTACGATTCAAATCTAACACAAATGAattatggagtgccacaaggctCTATATTAGGTCCTCTGTCATTGTCATTGCACATGCTTCTTATAGCAGACTTTAATAGGAAACAACTAATTTGTTTTCATTGTTAAGCTAATGAAAGCTCTATatctacttttttatttacttttaaatttatgcaatggtaaaaaaaaaaaaaaaaaaaaaaatttttttttttttttttttgcttcagcttcggccaagaattttcatttcggtgcatccctcaAAATCTCTGATAGCACCTTTGTTTCTGTCAGCAGTAGTATGAGTAAACCACAGCGTATCATCCGTACCTTCAACCTCATGTCCCGAGTGTGTCTCTCCAACTCTTTCCTCAGCTCTTCTTTGGATAGTTTGTCCACGTCCAGCACCGAATGCTTCCAGTCGATCTGCTCCACGCTGTGAGGGTCGTGTGACACGTAATGACCGATCTTGACCTTGCAGAGCGTGTGCCAGTATCTGCGATAGGCCAGCTGGAACTCCTGCAGGAGCTCGGTGAGCGTTTTGTACTCCGGGGGTTTGTACATCAGGTCCTCGCGGCGGCTGATGCCCAGAGCACCGAAGCGACCGCCGCTGTGGACGCCCAGCACAATGTGACGGAAATGACTCCCTGAGAACTGCGTTTTAAAGCTGAGTGGAAACCGCTCGACGGTCGGCATGCTGTTGGTGAGGTAACTGACAGGTCAGCGGTGTTAAGGCACTCATATATTCAACAAACAGGTGTTATCAAGTACAAGAAAAATgttaaagtcagcatgaaatgaaaactgctttctaaatgcatgttatagaTGTTATTGTAAAAGATTCATCcatgtacactaccgttcaaaagtttggggtcagtaagatttttagtgttttttaaagaagtctcttctgctcatcaaggctgcatttattcgatcataaacactgagaaaaacagtaatattgcaaaatgttattacaatataaaataatggtttttattttaatatactacaaaataaaatttattcctgtgatgcaaagctgaatttttatcagctgttactccagtcttcagtgtcacatgatccttcagaaatcattctaatatgctgatttattattagaatgatcaatgctggataatatcaacagttgtgctgac from Garra rufa chromosome 21, GarRuf1.0, whole genome shotgun sequence includes:
- the LOC141296065 gene encoding tubulinyl-Tyr carboxypeptidase 1-like — translated: MPVSCCGTVPHGSSPRRIIHKTPGIRTCSSQPCSSVGLKMPRTAFSLDGVEERDEEQEDEGEDLRDGGIPFIINRGGLPVNEETWEQMWRHVARIHPDGEAVAKRIRGTSDLPKIPVPSVPTFQPNSSIPQRLEAIQRYIRDLQYNHTGTQFFEIKKIRPLTALMDIAKEMTRESLPIKCLEAVILGIYLTNSMPTVERFPLSFKTQFSGSHFRHIVLGVHSGGRFGALGISRREDLMYKPPEYKTLTELLQEFQLAYRRYWHTLCKVKIGHYVSHDPHSVEQIDWKHSVLDVDKLSKEELRKELERHTRDMRLKIGKAAPPSPSKDRKKDMGSPLRNPGSPMRKNSQSDRRLSVEKRPGSAGPAADVNGYQIRV